The following are encoded together in the Picrophilus oshimae DSM 9789 genome:
- a CDS encoding CRISPR-associated protein Csx14, translating to MVKTLLINLMGTTPMVATEMYQYLKNLGENITDTIIIYTKNSYVMSAAMAASTSLRKKFNANVHEIRLNFDDILNDDDILTLIGTLADIIKNERERYSVEKIILNASGGRKIETIILSIYSSIFMIDEVYNIINKNVANINEKFEIIRDKINLFNDDKNKNSIIYENNKTEIEKIFYPDLNDVYFLKVPIVRIPPDEINKLKMALNSKFIEDSTLEDFRLKAYRDSGFLTYDKTRIYNTRLGDIIKEFLQ from the coding sequence ATGGTTAAAACACTTCTTATAAACCTTATGGGAACAACGCCAATGGTCGCAACTGAGATGTACCAGTATCTAAAAAATTTGGGTGAGAATATAACAGATACAATAATAATATACACAAAAAATAGTTATGTAATGTCAGCTGCCATGGCAGCATCAACCTCGCTAAGAAAAAAATTTAATGCAAATGTACACGAAATAAGATTAAATTTTGATGATATATTAAATGATGACGATATATTAACATTAATAGGTACCCTGGCAGATATTATAAAAAATGAAAGGGAAAGGTACAGCGTTGAAAAAATAATATTAAATGCATCAGGAGGTAGAAAAATAGAGACGATAATTTTATCAATATACTCATCAATATTTATGATTGATGAGGTTTATAACATAATAAATAAGAATGTTGCTAATATAAACGAAAAATTTGAAATTATAAGGGATAAGATAAATCTTTTTAATGATGATAAAAATAAAAATTCAATTATATATGAAAATAATAAAACAGAAATAGAAAAAATTTTTTATCCTGATTTAAACGACGTTTATTTTTTAAAGGTTCCAATAGTCAGAATACCTCCAGATGAAATAAATAAATTAAAAATGGCATTAAACTCAAAATTTATAGAGGATTCAACATTAGAGGATTTTAGATTAAAGGCCTATAGGGATTCAGGATTTTTAACATATGATAAAACCAGAATATATAACACAAGGCTGGGTGATATAATAAAAGAATTTTTGCAGTAA
- the csx1 gene encoding CRISPR-associated CARF protein Csx1, with the protein MKSVLLALWGDPLGWKRVKYSMNNEKYLSITSSSVISRNKNIDKSFIFIPDSIFPELLNSVDNLKDCFKSKLIDHIKNYDTESADFINKSDVNIFPSMGSYYKDKLYRYDVDIKFLYSYFYVSILKSIEFFNDIDTFLIDTTHGVNFMQLIFTESVRHACNTYSLNYRRNIKLEFYNSDPYYKSDDTILNINTIKIDLIDSKNILSVISRDFLNKYKDNKNSIKNYFKKINRDGLEIYIKACSIMVQSDIIPYLLYVIDNKHQCFNIDQENNFSITIKNDGNLINVQQDFPDSIKINIESLAFIDSLRAVYNSMKSHNKYNIKDIYDLTDIFFGSDSDITFLKNELKNIKNNKMRTHGRYIDLSEFTRNFKAHAGLLDYICNVDSNCIEFKTASVNNKKIDMDFIVESLVRSHVKL; encoded by the coding sequence ATGAAGAGCGTCCTGCTTGCATTATGGGGAGATCCTCTTGGATGGAAGAGGGTTAAATATTCAATGAACAATGAAAAATACCTAAGCATAACAAGCTCAAGCGTAATATCAAGGAATAAAAATATAGATAAATCGTTTATATTTATACCAGATTCCATATTTCCGGAGCTTTTAAACAGTGTTGATAATTTAAAAGATTGTTTTAAGTCAAAATTGATAGATCATATTAAAAATTATGATACGGAAAGTGCGGATTTTATAAACAAGTCAGATGTAAACATTTTTCCGTCTATGGGAAGCTATTACAAGGACAAACTTTATAGATATGATGTTGACATAAAATTCTTGTATTCATATTTTTATGTATCGATACTAAAATCAATTGAATTTTTTAATGATATAGATACATTTTTAATAGATACGACACACGGTGTCAATTTTATGCAGCTTATCTTTACCGAATCTGTAAGGCATGCATGCAATACATATTCATTGAATTACAGGAGAAACATAAAACTGGAATTTTATAACTCCGATCCCTATTATAAAAGCGATGATACAATATTGAATATTAATACAATTAAAATAGATCTTATAGATAGCAAAAATATACTCTCTGTAATTTCAAGGGATTTTCTTAACAAATATAAAGATAATAAAAACAGTATTAAAAACTACTTTAAAAAAATCAATCGTGACGGGCTTGAGATTTACATAAAGGCCTGCTCAATTATGGTTCAATCAGATATAATACCTTACCTGTTGTATGTCATTGATAATAAGCATCAATGTTTTAATATTGACCAGGAAAATAATTTTTCCATAACAATTAAAAACGATGGAAATTTAATAAATGTTCAGCAGGATTTTCCTGACAGTATTAAAATAAATATAGAATCACTTGCCTTTATTGATTCGCTCAGGGCAGTATACAATTCAATGAAATCCCACAATAAATATAATATAAAGGACATTTATGATCTAACCGACATATTCTTTGGCAGTGATTCGGACATAACGTTTTTAAAAAATGAATTGAAAAACATAAAAAATAATAAGATGAGAACCCATGGCAGGTACATTGATCTTTCAGAATTTACAAGAAACTTCAAGGCCCATGCCGGCCTTCTTGATTACATATGCAATGTTGACAGCAACTGCATAGAGTTTAAAACGGCCAGTGTTAACAATAAAAAAATTGATATGGATTTTATTGTGGAAAGTCTTGTTAGATCACATGTTAAATTATAA
- a CDS encoding TM1812 family CRISPR-associated protein, which yields MIYIYQIIGVTKDYANVCFSIKKMDGFDQYINNDMDGDDMLASTFVFKKMPGDKKIIFLWPASLDSGIDNFKNRLKNNGLNEDNYEIIIMPSFGTYNNKYYDFYPQEIMLFIFLDMLKRINADDILLLDINTGLNEYVNLLIDAAANLFVALWLFNINNEKSLRIYKIISEPVLKGSKKVSIYIQSLNKKAFFLVPYKKEFKIASVMEMNDDLKMSFEFKFKHKRNYRNLINNVIIIYNSIDMNTLSVLKESYNKLFSDSVFYDLKCSIKELIDNFSDLLNNMDGGRNIKILNVNEIINFILTLYLYCGFFKLFKDKIHLEKLDDYLELGNLIYNNKKINLPQNIRFLTRDIQEFKEMANNNVSSYYNKEDPEFNNESDKNGHGDMERNFFAHSGLDRESVDIKGDKIIYKSDTDDKKAETHRKWLLKLSK from the coding sequence ATGATTTATATTTACCAGATTATTGGTGTTACAAAAGATTATGCTAATGTATGTTTTTCAATTAAAAAAATGGATGGTTTCGATCAATACATAAATAACGACATGGATGGTGATGATATGCTTGCATCAACCTTTGTATTTAAAAAAATGCCCGGTGATAAAAAGATAATCTTCTTATGGCCGGCCAGCCTTGATTCTGGTATTGACAATTTTAAAAACAGGTTAAAAAATAACGGTCTTAATGAGGATAATTACGAGATTATAATAATGCCATCATTTGGTACATATAATAATAAATACTATGATTTTTATCCCCAGGAGATCATGCTTTTTATCTTTTTAGATATGCTAAAAAGGATAAATGCAGATGATATACTTTTACTTGATATAAACACAGGTTTAAACGAGTATGTAAATCTTTTAATAGATGCTGCCGCAAACCTCTTTGTTGCGTTATGGCTTTTTAATATAAATAATGAAAAATCTTTAAGGATATATAAAATAATATCTGAACCTGTTTTAAAAGGATCAAAAAAGGTTTCAATATACATTCAAAGCCTAAACAAAAAGGCTTTCTTTTTGGTGCCTTACAAAAAAGAGTTTAAGATAGCCAGTGTTATGGAAATGAATGACGATTTAAAAATGTCTTTTGAATTCAAATTTAAGCATAAAAGGAATTATAGAAATCTTATAAACAATGTAATAATAATTTATAATTCAATAGACATGAACACATTAAGTGTCCTAAAAGAATCATATAATAAACTTTTTTCAGATTCTGTTTTTTATGATCTGAAATGTTCAATAAAAGAATTAATAGATAATTTTTCAGATCTTTTAAATAACATGGATGGTGGCAGAAATATAAAGATATTAAATGTAAACGAAATAATAAATTTCATCCTAACACTGTACCTTTATTGTGGTTTCTTTAAGCTTTTTAAGGACAAAATACATCTTGAAAAACTTGACGATTATTTGGAACTTGGCAATCTTATATATAATAACAAAAAGATAAACCTGCCACAAAATATTAGGTTTTTAACACGCGATATACAGGAATTTAAGGAAATGGCCAATAATAATGTATCTTCATATTATAATAAGGAAGACCCGGAATTTAATAATGAATCGGATAAGAATGGCCATGGAGACATGGAGAGAAACTTTTTTGCGCATTCAGGCCTTGATAGGGAATCGGTTGATATAAAAGGCGATAAGATAATTTATAAAAGCGATACCGATGATAAAAAGGCAGAAACCCACAGAAAGTGGTTGCTTAAATTATCAAAATAA
- a CDS encoding class I SAM-dependent methyltransferase produces MNELSMDMVMNVISPLIIGDRILDVGTGFGTVIKALIKNKNINITSIDPEMWSFDMLKNTFLDEIYKNRLRLLKLSIEENGFNDNQFSTSISLFSAHHFKDVIKAMNEMYRITERSIIIADWTPESSEITNPHKPRELKKPMELVIDYAEDHGYIIKRNKMWYLVYKIND; encoded by the coding sequence ATGAATGAACTATCAATGGATATGGTAATGAATGTAATAAGTCCATTAATAATCGGTGATAGAATCCTTGACGTTGGAACTGGATTTGGAACTGTAATAAAAGCGCTTATAAAAAATAAAAACATAAATATTACAAGCATCGACCCTGAAATGTGGAGCTTTGATATGCTAAAAAATACGTTTCTGGATGAAATTTATAAAAACAGGTTAAGATTATTAAAACTATCAATAGAGGAAAATGGCTTTAATGATAATCAATTTTCAACATCGATATCACTATTTTCAGCGCACCATTTTAAGGATGTAATAAAGGCAATGAACGAGATGTATAGAATTACAGAGAGATCAATTATCATTGCGGACTGGACACCGGAATCATCCGAAATTACAAATCCGCACAAGCCCAGGGAATTGAAGAAACCTATGGAGCTTGTAATTGATTATGCAGAGGATCATGGATACATTATAAAAAGAAATAAAATGTGGTACCTTGTTTATAAAATAAATGATTAA
- a CDS encoding AAA family ATPase, producing MLFDPYPKNNLNDLYDRRAEIERLQNGVKYPLTVIQGLRRTGKSSLVKSVLNDMIYIDIRKYSGKGYISYRDLIEEFNNAINRDLKDRLRDVFKNISGINILGNSISLSWKKNRVRLIDVLNAIDDYYNNNNKNIIITIDEIQELIKLKGYNFLNDIAYSFDNFKSIKFVLTGSQIGALHNYLKMDDYNSPLYGRAYTLIDLKPFNREQSMDFLKKGFNEFNIDFNDAENVYNTLGGIPGWLAYYGFRYVNNSKDPMNETIKNARNTIIMEFCNFIANREMAFKRYYLILNKCIERSSWSEIKNYIENNEGNIIPNSVLNKMLNNLIDYSFIKKYDEKYELIDNMMRYAFKDRIKCGNM from the coding sequence TTGCTGTTCGATCCATATCCGAAGAACAATTTAAATGATTTGTATGATAGAAGGGCCGAGATAGAAAGGCTTCAAAACGGTGTTAAATATCCATTGACCGTTATCCAGGGCTTAAGAAGAACTGGCAAATCATCTCTTGTAAAATCCGTTTTAAATGATATGATATACATAGATATAAGAAAGTACAGTGGCAAGGGATACATATCTTACCGGGATTTAATAGAGGAATTCAATAACGCAATAAACAGGGATTTAAAAGACAGGTTAAGGGACGTATTTAAAAACATCTCCGGAATAAATATACTTGGCAATTCAATATCATTATCATGGAAGAAAAACAGGGTAAGGTTAATAGATGTATTAAATGCAATAGATGATTATTATAATAATAACAATAAAAATATAATAATTACAATCGATGAGATACAGGAGTTAATAAAACTCAAGGGATATAATTTTCTAAATGATATAGCGTATTCATTTGATAATTTTAAAAGCATAAAATTCGTTTTAACAGGATCACAGATAGGCGCACTGCACAATTACCTTAAAATGGATGATTATAATTCGCCACTGTACGGAAGGGCCTATACATTAATAGATTTAAAGCCATTTAACAGGGAACAGTCCATGGATTTTCTTAAAAAGGGCTTCAATGAGTTTAATATTGATTTTAATGATGCTGAAAATGTTTACAATACACTTGGTGGCATACCTGGCTGGCTTGCATATTATGGATTCAGGTATGTAAATAATTCTAAAGACCCAATGAATGAAACAATAAAAAATGCAAGGAATACAATAATAATGGAATTCTGCAATTTTATTGCAAACCGCGAGATGGCATTTAAAAGATATTATTTAATACTAAATAAATGCATTGAGAGATCATCATGGTCTGAAATAAAAAATTACATAGAAAATAATGAAGGAAATATTATACCAAACTCCGTTTTAAATAAGATGCTTAACAATCTCATTGATTATTCTTTTATAAAAAAATACGATGAAAAATATGAATTAATAGATAACATGATGAGGTATGCATTTAAGGATAGAATAAAATGCGGAAACATGTAA